TCATTGTGGAAAATACCTGCAACAGCGGAAATATGATCTGTTTCAGCTTTCAAACCAACGCAACTGACAGCAGCGGTACGCGGTATGATTCAACACGTTATCTCTGTTTAGACACAAGCAGCGGGAAACAACTCGGTTTTTGGGATCTCTTTATCAAAGACGGCGCAAAGCGAGAAGCTGTCCTGGAGATTTTCGGACGCGAAGTACGCGAGCGCGGTGGACCCGAATCGCAATGGGTATTGAAAAAGATGAAAAGCATCGGCGCAATGACCTATTTCGCGGACGATGAAATTGGCGTTTTAACGGTTTTATTCAATGACCAAAACGGGAATGCGGCCCGAGTCAGTGTCAATTTTTCGACTTTGGAACTATTTATGAAACCCGAATATACGTCGGTGACCAAGCACTGAGAACACACAAAAGGAAAGGGGGCGGCTTTTGCCGCCTCCTTCTCCTTATATAAAAAATGTCGTGGCTTTAATATTAATCGCAGATTTTATTGACGATCCAGTAGATATAGAAGCTCAGCAGCGCACCGAAAACGAGGTCAATGACATAATGATACTTTGATGCAACTGCGACGATTACGAAAAAGATAAAAACGGGGATATAGAATATCAGCAGCCACTTCAGCGAACGCCTCGCACAGAGTAAAAGGAACAAACTGTTTGCAATATGCAAACTCGGCATTGCGGCGAGAGATGCGCCGAAGTAAGCATCCGGGATTTTTCCTGTGGTAATGATACTTTGATACATCACATACATTCCGTTTTGGGTTTCCGGAAATCCGGCGAGTTTACTGCTTTCGTAAATAAACGGCCCCAGAGCCGGTGCAATCCAATAGGAAATACCGCCAAGCAGCAGAATCAGACAAGTTCCAACGACGACTTTTCGGAAGTTCCGGAAATGGTCAAACGCAGAATGAAGCACAAACGACAGCGCAAACGTTAAAAAGAAAAGCCAAAAATAGAGAGATGAAAAAATACCGGCTGTATCGAGTACTTTTCCGAGAGCAGAAAGCCATCCTGCGATCGGGGTCAGCATATCGGTTTTTTGATAGAAGGCGTCATATGTATTTGGATTTACCAAAGGCGTCCATGCTTTTATTTGAAAATGCATAAACATCACGAGTGCAATGAACGGGATATATAAAAGAGAAATTAAATTTTCTCTGAGAGATATCCCCGCATTTTTGCGCTTGAACAGTTTATAAAAAAAGATCAATATAAACTGACAGATTACCGCGATAATCAATGGATAAACATAATGAATCGAAAAAAATTTAGCTTGCCCTTTTGTTGGAATCAAAAGCGGCATTTTAAAAACAAATATGCAAACCAAGCATAAGATCAAAAAAGAGATAAAAATAATCAATTCAAAATATTTTTTAAAGAACGGAATAGGTTTAATTTTAATAATATTTTCTTCGGCGATAATCACCATAAACCCTCCAGTGTGCTTTATAATTACATTATACGACAATAATTACCAAATGTAAAGAACATATTAACAACATCGTTTGAATGTTTTTGTTCAAATTACAGCAAGTCAAAAGAAAGGGCGCGGTTTTACGCCCCTTTAAATTATCTGCTTATATCAATTCGTAATCAATATAATCCATATTTTCTTCCTGTTTCGAAGAATGCACGGACGTTTTCAATTGGACTGCCGTTTCGGATGGAATCGGTCGTGCCGAGGATGTAGCCGCCGTTTTTGCCGAGAACTTCCAGGGCATAACGGGTCTCTTCCTCGACTTCCTGTTTGGTACCCATCAAAATATTAATCAAGCTCACATAGCCGTTAAAAGCCGTGCTACTGCCGAGTTTTTCTTTAATTGTCACCGCGTCGACGTCCCCTCCGGCCTGCGGTGAACACAAAGTCGATAGCAAATCCATTTTGATCGTTTTCAAGTCGTCTAAGATCGGCATGACTTTACCGTCATCATAAAAGTGGAAGTAAGCACCGTAACGGTGTGTAATCTCGGCAT
This DNA window, taken from Oscillospiraceae bacterium, encodes the following:
- a CDS encoding phosphatase PAP2 family protein — its product is MVNPNTYDAFYQKTDMLTPIAGWLSALGKVLDTAGIFSSLYFWLFFLTFALSFVLHSAFDHFRNFRKVVVGTCLILLLGGISYWIAPALGPFIYESSKLAGFPETQNGMYVMYQSIITTGKIPDAYFGASLAAMPSLHIANSLFLLLCARRSLKWLLIFYIPVFIFFVIVAVASKYHYVIDLVFGALLSFYIYWIVNKICD